The proteins below are encoded in one region of Pseudoduganella armeniaca:
- a CDS encoding fatty acyl-AMP ligase, which produces MDAVLRRRATATPDEVAMRFLRNGEDDVVDLTYRQLDQRAARLAHQLRQQLAPGARVLLVLEPGLNYVTALFAIFKAGATAVPSFPPVGTRAVSRFASICNDCGAELVIAEGSLRAAEERLNAALSAEGKVPAWLFAGADFFEALDARPEVAQGAPNADPDFPALLQYTSGSTGDPKGVILSAGNLISNSRVLDIRMGTAEKHVGFTWLPPYHDMGLMGALLLSVYSGFTLVMMTPAHFVQRPLRWLKGLSKYRVTSSVGPNFALDLCVDTITDEEVDGLDLSSLKLLFCGAEPVRQATLDRFAEKFGPAGFSSTAYVPCYGLAEATLFISGKADSNAVPHRILLDQASLAAGVIAPATLDAPATAIISCGTVATDHVMVIVDPETREPVPEGTVGEIWFKGASVAQGYLNKPEASDEVFRAHLAGDPQDGPYLRTGDLGFMMDDELYITGRIKDVIIFAGRNLYPQDIEAVAQACHPAIRTNGVAAFAVTRDDKEHLVVVAEILRSAKLNAEDLENVEDAIAAAITLSHGVAPHTVHLAPVSTIPLTTSGKVRRSACRDAFNAGALAVAKPRPTPAAAAEADTSTLLPQE; this is translated from the coding sequence ATGGACGCGGTCCTGCGCCGGCGCGCCACGGCGACGCCGGACGAGGTCGCCATGCGCTTCCTGAGGAACGGCGAAGACGACGTCGTCGACCTGACCTATCGTCAGCTCGACCAGCGCGCCGCCCGCCTGGCCCACCAGCTCAGGCAGCAACTGGCACCGGGCGCGCGCGTGCTGCTGGTGCTGGAGCCGGGCCTGAACTACGTCACGGCGCTGTTCGCGATCTTCAAGGCGGGCGCCACGGCGGTGCCGTCGTTCCCGCCGGTGGGAACGCGTGCAGTGTCGCGCTTCGCCAGCATCTGCAACGACTGCGGCGCAGAGCTGGTGATCGCCGAGGGCAGCTTGCGCGCGGCCGAAGAGCGCCTGAACGCGGCGCTGTCCGCCGAGGGCAAGGTGCCGGCATGGCTGTTCGCCGGTGCCGACTTCTTCGAGGCGCTCGATGCGCGGCCGGAAGTGGCGCAGGGCGCGCCCAATGCCGACCCGGACTTCCCCGCGCTGCTGCAATACACCTCCGGTTCCACCGGCGATCCGAAGGGCGTGATCCTGTCGGCCGGCAACCTGATCAGCAACAGCCGCGTGCTCGACATCCGCATGGGCACGGCCGAGAAACACGTGGGCTTCACGTGGCTGCCGCCGTACCACGACATGGGCCTGATGGGCGCGCTGCTGCTGTCCGTGTACAGCGGCTTCACCCTGGTGATGATGACGCCGGCGCACTTCGTGCAGCGTCCGCTGCGCTGGCTGAAAGGCCTGTCGAAGTACCGCGTCACCAGCTCGGTCGGCCCCAATTTCGCGCTCGACCTGTGCGTCGACACGATCACGGACGAGGAGGTCGACGGGCTCGACCTGAGCAGCCTGAAACTGCTGTTCTGCGGCGCCGAACCGGTGCGGCAAGCCACGCTGGACCGCTTCGCGGAAAAATTCGGTCCGGCCGGCTTTTCCAGCACCGCCTACGTGCCGTGCTATGGCCTGGCCGAGGCCACGCTGTTCATCTCGGGCAAGGCCGATTCCAACGCCGTGCCGCATCGCATCCTGCTGGACCAGGCCTCGCTGGCCGCCGGCGTGATCGCGCCGGCCACGCTGGACGCGCCGGCCACGGCCATCATCAGCTGCGGCACGGTGGCCACCGATCACGTGATGGTCATCGTCGATCCGGAGACGCGCGAGCCGGTGCCGGAGGGCACGGTGGGCGAGATCTGGTTCAAGGGCGCCAGCGTGGCGCAAGGCTACCTGAACAAGCCGGAAGCCAGCGACGAGGTGTTCCGCGCCCACCTCGCCGGCGACCCGCAGGATGGTCCCTACCTGCGCACGGGCGACCTGGGCTTCATGATGGACGACGAACTGTACATCACCGGCCGCATCAAGGACGTCATCATCTTCGCCGGCCGCAACCTGTACCCGCAGGACATCGAGGCGGTGGCCCAGGCCTGCCATCCGGCCATCCGCACCAACGGCGTGGCGGCCTTTGCCGTGACGCGCGACGACAAGGAGCACCTGGTCGTGGTGGCGGAGATCCTGCGCTCGGCCAAGCTCAATGCCGAGGACCTGGAAAACGTCGAGGATGCGATCGCCGCCGCCATCACGCTCAGCCACGGCGTGGCACCGCATACCGTGCACCTGGCGCCGGTCTCGACGATCCCGCTGACGACCAGCGGCAAGGTGCGCCGCAGCGCCTGCCGCGACGCCTTCAACGCGGGTGCTCTGGCCGTCGCCAAGCCGCGGCCCACGCCAGCGGCGGCCGCCGAGGCGGACACCAGCACCCTCTTGCCACAGGAGTAA
- a CDS encoding aromatic ring-hydroxylating dioxygenase subunit alpha gives MYIQDAWYAAALSGEVKREPFARSILNEKVVMYRTSTEQVVALEDRCAHRQVPLSRGRLVGDELQCWYHGLRYDCSGACVSIPSQNTIPINARVRAFPVVEKHGLIWLWPGDPAKADEASIPNHWVCAAPELAGKMSYCTIDCNYLFGIDNILDISHAAFVHQKTLGSLDIVETPPEILIGENEVRVRRYMRREKTPPLYTRILQMEYIDRSQEVLYWPIGNTRVETRAHACGDEDGKVYHVYTTTIFTPATDTTSHVFVGMHRDFDVDNHMFTEFTAKEVFNTVMEDKDVAESLQANWDPKAPMIDIQLDRPAYAARRILERMGAIAAIRATV, from the coding sequence ATGTACATCCAAGACGCATGGTATGCAGCAGCCCTGTCCGGCGAAGTCAAACGCGAACCGTTTGCCCGCTCGATCCTGAACGAGAAAGTCGTCATGTACCGTACCTCGACGGAGCAGGTCGTGGCCCTGGAAGACCGCTGCGCGCACCGCCAGGTGCCGCTGTCGCGCGGCCGCCTGGTGGGCGACGAACTGCAGTGCTGGTATCACGGCCTGCGCTACGACTGCTCGGGCGCTTGCGTCAGCATCCCGAGCCAGAACACGATCCCGATCAACGCGCGCGTGCGCGCCTTCCCCGTGGTCGAGAAGCATGGCCTGATCTGGCTGTGGCCCGGCGATCCGGCCAAGGCGGACGAGGCGTCGATCCCGAACCACTGGGTGTGCGCGGCGCCCGAGCTGGCGGGCAAGATGAGCTACTGCACCATCGACTGCAACTACCTGTTCGGGATCGACAACATCCTCGACATCTCGCATGCGGCCTTCGTGCACCAGAAGACGCTGGGCTCGCTCGACATCGTCGAGACGCCGCCGGAAATCCTGATCGGCGAAAACGAGGTGCGCGTGCGCCGCTACATGCGCCGCGAAAAGACGCCGCCGCTGTACACCCGCATCCTGCAGATGGAGTACATCGACCGTTCGCAGGAAGTGCTGTACTGGCCGATCGGCAACACCCGGGTGGAGACGCGCGCCCATGCCTGCGGCGACGAAGACGGCAAGGTCTACCACGTCTACACGACGACGATCTTCACGCCGGCCACCGACACCACGAGCCACGTGTTCGTCGGCATGCACCGCGACTTCGACGTGGACAACCACATGTTCACGGAGTTCACGGCGAAGGAAGTTTTCAACACCGTCATGGAAGACAAGGACGTCGCCGAGAGCCTGCAGGCGAACTGGGACCCGAAGGCACCGATGATCGACATTCAGCTCGACCGGCCGGCCTATGCGGCGCGGCGCATCCTCGAGCGCATGGGCGCGATCGCGGCCATCCGCGCGACGGTCTGA
- a CDS encoding fatty acid desaturase family protein — translation MTIEATLGTGAAFARHRLPAKFHRISHVTTLLYLAHALVFFLGPAIVAFAIADVPMSTPVRIATAVGLGLIGGHGMHLLTFVGHEGMHTNLHRNKYVSAGIALVFASMVPLFMIVGFAMTHWKHHRFTGQEVDPDVQIYSQYRTFWSRFFVARSASVRVYTKNALGMAFGRDWPENTKLPFTPLEMRWIARINAALVLFFVTVYGFIWYHSTWLGFTVMLIPYATLYVLSSMRAYIEHTGTVPGRYVDSRSYTSPLYTLLFFGSNFHLEHHQYPAVPCYRLPELHRYLKSMRVLEGKNAQVEPGFFGALRYTTGRFQYPCVKMQPVADEFIERIADGRLDRDADPNTQGSDAKVAVANK, via the coding sequence ATGACCATCGAAGCAACGCTGGGGACCGGCGCCGCATTCGCGCGGCACAGGCTTCCGGCCAAGTTCCATCGCATCAGCCACGTCACCACGCTGCTCTACCTTGCGCACGCGCTGGTGTTCTTCCTCGGCCCGGCGATCGTGGCGTTCGCCATCGCGGACGTGCCGATGTCGACGCCGGTGCGCATCGCCACCGCGGTCGGCCTCGGGCTCATCGGCGGCCACGGCATGCACCTGCTGACCTTTGTCGGCCATGAGGGCATGCACACGAACCTGCACCGCAACAAGTACGTCAGTGCCGGCATCGCGCTGGTGTTCGCGTCGATGGTGCCGCTCTTCATGATCGTCGGCTTCGCGATGACGCACTGGAAGCATCACCGCTTCACGGGCCAGGAAGTCGACCCGGACGTGCAGATCTACTCGCAGTACCGCACCTTCTGGTCGCGCTTCTTCGTGGCGCGCTCGGCCAGCGTGCGCGTGTACACCAAGAACGCGCTGGGCATGGCGTTCGGCCGCGACTGGCCGGAGAACACCAAGCTGCCGTTCACGCCGCTGGAGATGCGCTGGATCGCGCGCATCAATGCCGCCCTGGTGCTGTTCTTCGTCACCGTGTACGGCTTCATCTGGTACCACTCGACATGGCTCGGCTTCACCGTGATGCTGATTCCTTACGCCACGTTGTACGTACTCAGCAGCATGCGTGCCTACATCGAGCACACCGGCACGGTGCCGGGCCGCTACGTCGACAGCCGCAGCTACACGTCGCCGCTGTACACGCTGCTCTTCTTCGGTAGCAACTTCCATCTGGAGCACCACCAGTATCCCGCGGTGCCGTGCTACCGGCTGCCCGAGCTGCACCGCTACCTGAAGTCGATGCGTGTGCTCGAGGGCAAGAACGCGCAGGTCGAACCGGGCTTCTTCGGCGCGCTGCGCTACACGACGGGACGCTTCCAGTACCCCTGCGTCAAGATGCAGCCGGTGGCCGACGAGTTCATCGAGCGCATCGCCGACGGCCGCCTCGACCGCGACGCGGACCCGAACACGCAGGGCAGCGACGCGAAGGTCGCGGTCGCCAACAAATAA
- the hpf gene encoding ribosome hibernation-promoting factor, HPF/YfiA family yields MNLTISGHHIDVTPAIREYVQNKLERVKRHFDQVIDVAVILTVDNLTEKEKRQKAEINLRMSGKTIFVESVAQDLYAAIDTLIDKLDRSVMKYKDKVQNHNHDSIKHLSESDVPAA; encoded by the coding sequence ATGAATCTCACCATCAGTGGACATCATATCGACGTTACCCCAGCGATCCGCGAATACGTGCAGAACAAGCTGGAGCGCGTCAAACGACATTTCGATCAAGTGATCGACGTCGCTGTCATCCTGACCGTAGATAACCTCACCGAGAAAGAGAAACGCCAAAAAGCAGAGATCAATCTGCGCATGTCGGGCAAGACCATATTTGTAGAGAGCGTGGCACAGGACCTGTACGCGGCCATCGATACGCTGATCGATAAGCTGGACCGCTCGGTCATGAAATACAAGGACAAAGTGCAGAATCACAACCATGATTCGATCAAGCATCTATCCGAAAGCGACGTTCCCGCTGCATAA
- a CDS encoding RNA polymerase factor sigma-54, with the protein MKQSLQLRTSQHLALTPQLQQSIRLLQLSTLELHQELEQLLTDNPLLERLDDPLDRSLRLLADGAIGQQGAPEAPAEGPPQQADAPAPAEAEPYEGNDSDGGPEGDSDWSDAGRSKGPDDDDARPQLEASQHTLREHLMEQMRVTVQEPRDRALVELIIDALDENGYLEESLEEIHGRLPEELEVEMEELRTALALLQSFDPIGVGARSASECLALQIRKMPGVPLVTRRMALCIVEKHLAWFAQRDFNKLKKALDCDDEDLREAQAVIRQCNPHPGAAFASDVSDYVVPDVIVKKGRNGWVVTLNNDVMPRLRVNALYASLLKQGKGESQMSAQLQEAKWLIKNMRQRFDTILRVAQAIVERQKNFFSHGAVAMRPLVLREIADTLGLHESTISRVTTQKYMLTPHGMFELKYFFGSHVATEAGGEASSTAIRALIVQFTGAEDPKNPLSDSKIADMLGEQGMVIARRTVAKYREALKIPPVSLRKSL; encoded by the coding sequence ATGAAACAGTCTCTGCAACTGCGAACGTCGCAGCACCTCGCGCTGACCCCGCAGCTGCAGCAGTCGATCCGGCTGCTGCAGCTCTCCACGCTGGAGCTGCATCAGGAACTGGAACAGCTGCTGACCGATAACCCGCTGCTGGAACGCCTCGACGATCCGCTCGACCGTTCGCTGCGGCTGCTGGCCGATGGCGCCATCGGCCAGCAGGGCGCGCCGGAGGCGCCAGCGGAAGGACCGCCGCAACAGGCCGACGCGCCGGCCCCGGCCGAAGCGGAACCGTACGAGGGCAACGACAGCGATGGCGGTCCGGAAGGCGACAGCGACTGGAGCGACGCGGGTCGCAGCAAGGGCCCGGACGACGACGACGCCCGTCCCCAGCTGGAAGCGAGCCAGCACACGCTGCGCGAGCACCTGATGGAGCAGATGCGCGTGACGGTGCAGGAGCCGCGCGACCGCGCGCTGGTCGAGCTCATCATCGATGCGCTGGACGAGAACGGCTACCTGGAGGAAAGCCTGGAAGAGATCCATGGCCGCCTGCCGGAAGAGCTGGAAGTGGAAATGGAAGAGCTGCGCACGGCGCTGGCGCTGCTGCAGAGCTTTGACCCGATCGGCGTGGGCGCGCGCAGCGCGTCCGAATGCCTGGCGCTGCAGATCCGCAAGATGCCGGGCGTGCCGCTGGTCACGCGCCGCATGGCCCTGTGCATCGTCGAGAAGCACCTGGCCTGGTTTGCCCAGCGCGACTTCAACAAGCTGAAGAAGGCGCTCGACTGCGATGACGAAGACCTGCGCGAGGCGCAGGCCGTGATTCGCCAGTGCAATCCGCATCCGGGCGCCGCGTTCGCGTCCGACGTGTCAGACTACGTCGTACCGGATGTGATTGTGAAGAAGGGCCGCAATGGCTGGGTCGTCACGCTGAACAACGACGTGATGCCGCGCCTGCGGGTGAACGCGCTGTATGCCAGCTTGCTGAAGCAAGGCAAGGGCGAATCGCAGATGAGCGCACAGCTGCAGGAAGCGAAGTGGCTGATCAAGAACATGCGCCAGCGCTTCGACACGATTCTCCGTGTCGCCCAGGCTATCGTCGAGCGCCAGAAGAACTTTTTCTCGCACGGCGCCGTGGCGATGAGACCCCTTGTGTTGCGTGAAATAGCTGATACACTGGGGCTACACGAGAGCACGATCTCTCGGGTGACAACTCAAAAATATATGCTGACCCCGCATGGCATGTTTGAGTTGAAGTACTTTTTTGGCAGCCACGTCGCAACCGAAGCTGGGGGAGAAGCTTCCTCGACTGCGATCCGTGCGCTGATCGTGCAATTCACAGGAGCCGAAGACCCGAAGAACCCTTTATCCGACAGTAAGATTGCGGACATGCTGGGAGAACAGGGCATGGTGATTGCGCGACGAACTGTTGCCAAGTATCGCGAAGCCTTGAAAATCCCTCCCGTCAGCCTCCGCAAGTCCTTGTAG
- the lptB gene encoding LPS export ABC transporter ATP-binding protein, with product MADVNMATATGNCGSTLIVRGLQKSYGKRQVVHDVSLQVACGEVVGLLGPNGAGKTTSFYMIVGLVASDAGTIDISGTDISSLPIHKRANLGLSYLPQEASVFRKLTVEENIRAVLEIQKVDGKALTKAQIDERLDTLLADLQIEKLRQNTALSLSGGERRRVEIARALATNPRFVLLDEPFAGVDPIAVIEIQRIVRFLKERGIGVLITDHNVRETLGICDRAYIINQGSVLASGRPDDIIADESVRRVYLGEHFRM from the coding sequence ATGGCGGACGTGAATATGGCGACGGCAACCGGGAACTGCGGCAGCACGCTGATCGTGCGCGGCCTGCAGAAGAGCTACGGCAAGCGCCAGGTGGTGCACGACGTCTCGCTGCAGGTAGCCTGCGGCGAGGTGGTCGGGCTGCTGGGGCCGAATGGCGCGGGCAAGACGACGTCGTTCTACATGATCGTGGGCCTGGTCGCCTCGGACGCGGGCACCATCGACATCAGCGGCACCGACATCTCCAGCCTGCCGATCCACAAGCGCGCCAACCTGGGGCTGTCCTACCTGCCGCAGGAGGCATCGGTGTTCCGCAAGCTGACGGTGGAAGAGAACATCCGCGCCGTGCTGGAGATCCAGAAGGTCGATGGCAAGGCGCTGACGAAGGCGCAGATCGACGAGCGCCTGGACACGCTGCTGGCCGACCTGCAGATCGAGAAGCTGCGCCAGAACACGGCGCTGTCGCTGTCGGGCGGCGAACGCCGGCGCGTCGAGATCGCGCGCGCGCTGGCCACCAACCCGCGTTTCGTGCTGCTGGACGAACCCTTTGCCGGGGTCGATCCGATCGCCGTCATCGAGATCCAGCGCATCGTGCGCTTCCTCAAGGAGCGCGGCATCGGCGTCCTGATCACCGACCACAACGTGCGCGAGACGCTCGGCATCTGCGACCGCGCATACATCATCAACCAGGGCAGCGTCCTGGCGTCCGGGCGACCGGACGACATCATCGCCGACGAGTCGGTGCGTCGTGTCTATCTTGGTGAACACTTCCGTATGTGA
- the lptA gene encoding lipopolysaccharide transport periplasmic protein LptA, producing MKKLILAAVLLLGVTGYAAAEKADSYQKTVIDYRSLDIDDVKQIYTFTGDVVLTRGTLLMKADKAVVTYTPDGYQLATLTGGARKVSFRQKRDGEGDQWMEGEAERMEYDEKAELVKLYSKAKIRRLEGKKPSDEVEGEFISYDSRKEFFSVRNTNTGDNKPGAGRGTMVIQPKRTQPEGAPAAEK from the coding sequence ATGAAGAAACTCATACTGGCGGCGGTACTGCTGCTGGGCGTAACCGGTTACGCCGCGGCCGAGAAAGCCGACTCGTACCAGAAGACGGTGATCGACTACCGTTCGCTCGACATCGACGACGTCAAGCAGATCTACACCTTCACCGGCGACGTCGTGCTGACGCGCGGCACGCTCCTGATGAAGGCCGACAAGGCGGTCGTCACCTACACGCCGGACGGCTACCAGCTGGCGACCCTGACGGGCGGCGCGCGCAAGGTGTCGTTCCGCCAGAAGCGCGACGGCGAAGGCGACCAGTGGATGGAAGGCGAGGCCGAACGGATGGAGTACGACGAGAAGGCCGAGCTGGTGAAGCTGTACTCGAAGGCCAAGATCCGCCGGCTGGAAGGCAAGAAGCCCAGCGACGAGGTCGAGGGCGAATTCATCTCGTACGACAGCCGCAAGGAATTCTTCAGCGTGCGCAACACCAACACGGGCGACAACAAGCCGGGCGCGGGGCGTGGCACGATGGTGATCCAGCCCAAGCGCACGCAGCCCGAGGGTGCGCCGGCAGCGGAGAAATAG
- the lptC gene encoding LPS export ABC transporter periplasmic protein LptC, whose translation MRNQRVAHRYRLSVGLVLGLFGAFGSFWLVELMNRAGEEMQAGMKVNEPDYIVENFSFVRMTKTGQPSYIISGDKLTHRPVDDSSDIVKPVVRSLSGDNPPMDIRAQFARVDQDNTRVTLRQDVRIDRAASKDSREMHLATQALTVYPEEDRMETNQPVRLQFGDATATGTGMQANNATRQVHLAGRGTLVYPPRGQQTK comes from the coding sequence ATGCGTAATCAAAGGGTCGCCCACCGCTATCGCCTGTCCGTCGGCCTCGTGCTCGGCCTGTTCGGCGCGTTCGGCAGTTTCTGGCTGGTCGAGTTGATGAACCGGGCGGGCGAGGAGATGCAGGCCGGGATGAAGGTCAACGAGCCCGATTACATCGTCGAGAACTTCTCGTTCGTGCGGATGACCAAGACGGGCCAGCCCAGCTACATCATTTCCGGCGACAAGCTGACGCACCGTCCGGTGGACGATTCGTCGGACATCGTCAAGCCCGTCGTGCGCAGCCTGTCCGGCGATAACCCGCCGATGGACATCCGGGCGCAATTCGCCCGCGTCGACCAGGACAACACGCGTGTGACGCTGCGGCAGGACGTGCGCATCGACCGCGCGGCCTCGAAGGACTCGCGCGAGATGCACCTGGCCACGCAGGCGCTGACGGTGTATCCGGAGGAAGACCGGATGGAGACAAACCAGCCGGTGCGGCTGCAGTTCGGCGACGCCACGGCCACGGGGACGGGCATGCAAGCGAATAATGCGACGCGCCAGGTACACCTGGCCGGGCGCGGCACCCTCGTGTATCCGCCGCGCGGGCAACAGACCAAATAG
- a CDS encoding KdsC family phosphatase, giving the protein MTQADEVGNLARAANVRLMIFDVDGVLTDGSLHYGADGEALKTFNVQDGLGIKLLQEGGIRTAIISARRSPQVTARAKDLGIEFVHQGGHDKLTPFNALVAQLGLTNEQVGFIGDDVVDLPILSRVGFAVGVPNARPEVMTRVHHVTRHAGGQGAAREVCEFVLRAQGLYDKIMAQFLV; this is encoded by the coding sequence ATGACGCAGGCTGACGAGGTAGGCAACCTGGCACGCGCCGCCAACGTGCGCTTGATGATCTTCGACGTGGACGGCGTGCTGACCGACGGCAGCCTGCACTACGGCGCCGACGGCGAAGCGCTGAAGACCTTCAACGTGCAGGACGGCCTCGGCATCAAGCTGCTGCAGGAAGGCGGGATCCGCACGGCCATCATCAGCGCGCGCCGTTCGCCGCAGGTGACGGCGCGCGCCAAAGACCTCGGCATCGAGTTCGTCCACCAGGGCGGCCACGACAAGCTGACACCCTTCAACGCGCTGGTCGCGCAGCTGGGGCTGACGAACGAGCAGGTGGGCTTCATCGGCGACGACGTGGTCGACCTGCCGATCCTGTCGCGCGTGGGCTTCGCGGTCGGCGTGCCGAACGCGCGGCCAGAGGTGATGACGCGCGTGCACCACGTCACGCGGCACGCGGGCGGGCAGGGCGCGGCGCGCGAAGTCTGCGAATTCGTGCTGCGCGCGCAGGGCCTTTATGACAAGATCATGGCCCAGTTCCTGGTCTGA
- a CDS encoding KpsF/GutQ family sugar-phosphate isomerase: protein MSVTHEKTMLKAFDATTASRALELAREALQIEADALVALHARLATDESVGKAVSLLLNCKGRVVVSGIGKSGHIGRKIAATLASTGTPALFVHPAEAAHGDLGMVTPDDAFIAISYSGESAELMAILPVVKRMGGTVISMTGKPESSLARLADVHLDVSVAKEACPMNLAPTASTTVTLALGDAIAVALLDLRGFKEEDFARSHPGGALGRRLLTHVRDVMRSGDAIPAVTTDTALPDALMQITQKGMGMTAVVDADYRPVGVFTDGDLRRMIDKVQDFSKVIIGDVMHANPRTIGPDKLAVDAVAIMEQYRINQMLVVDDAGKLTGALHIHDLTRAKVI from the coding sequence ATGAGTGTAACCCATGAAAAAACAATGCTGAAAGCTTTTGATGCAACAACCGCAAGCCGGGCGCTGGAACTGGCGCGCGAGGCCCTGCAAATCGAGGCAGACGCGCTGGTCGCCCTGCATGCCCGTCTGGCAACGGACGAGAGCGTAGGGAAAGCCGTTTCGCTGCTGCTGAACTGCAAGGGCCGCGTTGTCGTGTCCGGCATCGGCAAATCCGGCCATATCGGGCGCAAGATCGCCGCGACCCTGGCCTCGACCGGCACGCCGGCCCTGTTCGTGCACCCGGCCGAGGCGGCGCACGGCGACCTGGGCATGGTCACGCCGGACGACGCCTTTATCGCCATCTCGTATTCCGGCGAGAGCGCCGAACTGATGGCGATCCTGCCGGTTGTCAAGCGCATGGGCGGCACCGTGATCTCGATGACGGGCAAGCCCGAATCGAGCCTGGCGCGCCTGGCCGACGTCCACCTGGACGTCTCGGTCGCCAAGGAGGCCTGTCCGATGAACCTAGCGCCGACGGCATCGACCACCGTCACGCTGGCGCTGGGCGACGCCATCGCCGTCGCTCTGCTGGACTTGCGCGGCTTCAAGGAAGAAGACTTCGCCCGCTCCCACCCGGGCGGCGCGCTGGGCCGGCGCCTGCTGACCCACGTGCGCGACGTGATGCGCAGCGGCGACGCCATCCCCGCCGTCACGACGGATACGGCATTGCCCGATGCCTTGATGCAGATCACGCAGAAGGGGATGGGCATGACGGCCGTGGTGGATGCAGACTACCGGCCGGTGGGCGTGTTTACCGACGGCGACCTGCGCCGCATGATCGACAAGGTGCAGGATTTCAGCAAGGTGATCATCGGCGACGTGATGCACGCCAACCCGCGCACGATCGGTCCGGACAAGCTGGCGGTGGACGCCGTCGCCATCATGGAGCAGTACCGCATCAACCAGATGCTGGTCGTCGACGACGCCGGCAAGCTGACGGGCGCGCTGCACATCCACGACCTGACGCGGGCAAAGGTGATCTGA